Genomic window (Streptomyces liliiviolaceus):
GCTGGCCGGGCCGCGCGTCGAGGAGCTGGTCGACATGACACGGCGGCTGCTGCGGGCCCGCGGGCAGCGCCGGCTGCTGCTGCCGGTGAAGATGCCCGGCAGGGCGGGCACTGCCATGGTCGAAGGGGGCAACCTGCCCACCGGGTCCGCCGGACCCCGCGGCCACCAGACCTTCGACGCGTGGCTGGCCGAGTATGCCGGGCAGGGAGAGAAAGGGGTGCGGGGAGAGTGAGCGGTGGCGGCGGCCCCGGCCTCGGGGACCTGATGGCCGAGCGGCGGCGGCTGCTCGGGCTCGGCTACCGCATGCTCGGCTCGGTGCAGGACGCCGAGGACGTCGTCCAGGAGACGTACGCCCGCTGGTACGCCCTGTCCGAGGCCGAGCAGGAGGCGATCGTCGCCCCGCTGGCCTGGCTGACCCGGGTCGCCTCGCGGATCTGCCTGGACCAGCTGGCGTCGGCGCGCGTCCGCCGGGAGCGCTACACCGGTGAGTGGCTGCCCGAGCCCGTCAGGGGCGGCGCCGCCACCTGGACCAGCGCGGGCGGCGGGGAGGGCGCGGGCAGCGGCGACCCCGCGGACCGCGTCACGCTCGACGAGTCGGTGAGCATGGGCATGCTCGTGGTGCTGGACTCGGTCACCCCCGCCGAGCGCGTGGCCTTCGTCCTGCACGACGTCTTCGGGGTGCCGTTCGCCGAGATCGCCGAGACCGTCGGCCGCTCCCCCGCGGCCTGCCGCCAGCTCGCCTCCTCGGCCCGGCGGCGCCTCGCCGAGCGGCGGCCCGTGGGCGCCACGACGACGGAGCACCGGCGGGTCGTCTCCGCGTTCCTCGACGCGTGCGGGACCGGCGATCTCGCCACGCTGGTCGCCCTCCTCGACCCCGCGGTCGAGGCGCGCAGCGACGGCGGCGGCAAGGTCCGCGCGGCCCTGCGGCCGGTCGTCGGCGCGGACAAGGTGGCCCGGTTCCTGCTCGGGCTGCTGCGCAAGGACCCGGGGCTCGATGTCACGCAGGACGACGTCAACGGTTTCCCGGGGGTCGTCGTCCGGATCGCCGGGACGACCGTCGCCGTGGTCGGCGTGGGCGTCCGCGCGGGCCGGATCGGTGATCTGTGGCTCGTGGTCAACCCGGACAAACTGCACGCGTGGACGGACGCCGAACCGGCGGAACCAGCGGTCGAACCGGCGGAACCGGTAGTCGAACCGGGCGGCTGAGACCCCCTCCGGAAGCCCGTCCGGAACCCCTCCCGGGCCTACTTCACGACCGCGACCGTCGTCCCCGCCGTGCCGAACTTCCACACCGCGTCCCCGTCCGCCGCCTTCGTCCGGACGCCGCCCGTCGTCGCACCCGACGCGGGCGGCGGCGGGGAGGAACCGTCGAGGGCGTTGGAGAAGGCGACGTTGACGCCGGACGCCACGGCGAAGTAGACGATGTTCTCGATCTCCACGCCGTCGCTGCCGGTCGCGGTCTCGCGCCGGGTGCCGACCGTGTACGTGCCGGGGTCCGGGCTCACCGTCCCCTGCCACACCTTGAACGTGCGCCGGGGCGCGTCGCTCGCGTCGACCAGCCACACCCGCTTCTGGCCCAGGGAGTAGACGATCCGCCGTCCCGTGCCGGAGCCGTCCGGTACGGCGACCGGCTCGGACTCGTCGGGCGAGGCGGAGGGCTTGGCGCTCGCGGAGGGGCTGTTCGTCTTCTTGCTCGCCGACGCGGTCGGCTGGGGCCCGTCCCCGGCCTTGACGGCCAGCACGGCCACCAGCACCAGGGCGGCCGCGGTCAGACCGGTGACCCAGGCCCACGAGGGAAGCCGTCGGGCAGGCACGGGCACGCATCTCCTCAGCTGTGGCTCACCCCGTCGGAGACACCCCGTCGGAGGTCCGATCATCCTACTCCGACGGGGAACTCCCTCCGGAACCGGAGGCCTGTCCTCTGCCTGGACCAGCCGGTCTATTCCAGGACCGGCAGCAGCTCCGGCAGGTGCCCGTCGGAGACCGCCGCGGCCTGCTGCCGCTCCTCGGGCACCTCCCCGTACAGCGTGGTCCGCGGCCTGGCCGGGCGGCCCGCCGCCTCCGCCACCGCGATCAGGTCCTTCACCGACTTGTACGAGCCGTAACTCGACCCGGCCATACGGGAGATGGTCTCCTCCATCAGCGTGCCGCCGAGGTCGTTGGCGCCGGAGCGCAGCATCTCGGCCGCGCCCTCGGTGCCCAGTTTCACCCAGCTGGTCTGGATGTTGGGGATGTGGGGGTGCAGGAGGAGCCGGGCCATGGCGATCACCGCGCGGTTGTCGCGGGTCGTGGGGCCGGGCCGGGCGATCCCCGCCAGGTACACGGGCGCGTTGGTGTGGATGAAGGGCAGGGTCACGAACTCCGTGAAGCCGCCGGTCCGTTGCTGGATACGGGAGAGCGTGCGGAAGTGGCCGAGCCAGTGGCGGGGCTGGTCCACATGCCCGTACATCATCGTCGAGGACGAGCGGATGCCGAGTTCGTGGGCCGTGGTGACGACCTCGATCCAGGTCGCCGTCGGGAGCTTGCCCTTGGTGAGGACCCAGCGGACCTCGTCGTCGAGGATCTCGGCGGCGGTGCCGGGGATGGAGTCGAGGCCCGCCTCCTTCGCGGCCGTCAGCCACTCCCGGATGGACATACCCGTACGGGTGGCGCCGTTCACGACCTCCATCGGGGAGAACGCGTGGACGTGCATGCCGGGGACGCGTTCCTTCACCGCCCGCGCGATGTCGAAGTAGGCGGTGCCCGGCAGGTCGGGGTGGATGCCGCCCTGCATGCAGACCTCGACCGCGCCGACGTCCCAGGCCTGCGCGGCCCGGTCGGCGACCTGGTCCAGGGAGAGCGTGTAGGCGTCGGCGTCGGTGCGGCGCTGGGCGAAGGCGCAGAAACGGCAGCCGGTGTAGCAGACGTTGGTGAAGTTGATGTTCCGCGTGACGATGTAGGTGACGTCGTCGCCGACCGCCGACTTGCGGACGTCGTCCGCGATCCGGCAGAGCGCGTCGAGCGCGGGCCCGTCCGCGTGCAGCAGGGCGAGGGCCTCGTCGTCGGTGAGGCGGGTCGGGTCGTCGGCCGCGGTGGCGAGGGCCGCCCTCACGTCGGTGTCGATGCGCGACGGGACCATTCCGGGCGCCGCCGCCTCCCGCAGCGACTCCCAGTCGCCGTACACGTGGTCGTAGTCCTCGCGCCGGTCGGAGGTGCGGCCCTCGGTGTCGATGGACGCGTGCAGATCCGTACGCCCCGAGGACGTGAACGCCTCCTCGGGCTCCTGCCACGGGTGGCCCTCCACGACCGCGTCCGGCAGGGCGAGCCCGGTCTCCGGGTCGGCCAGCGCCCGTACGTGCGGGAGCAGGCGCGGGTCCAGCCACGGCTCGCCGCGCTGGACGAACTCCGGGTAGACGCAGAGGCGTTCGCGCAAGTCGAAGCCCGCCTCGGCGGACTGTTCGCGCAGCAGGTCGATCTGCGGCCAGGGACGTTCGGGGTTGACGTGGTCGATGGTCAGCGGCGAGACCCCGCCCCAGTCGTCGATCCCGGCGCCGATGAGCCGTGCGTACTCGGAGTCGACGAGGTTGGGCGGTGCCTGGAGGCAGGCGGCGGGGCCCATGATGTGCCGGGCCACGGCGACCGTCGCGATCAGTTCGTCCAGTTCGGCGTCCGGCATGCCGCGCATCGCCGTATCCGGCTTGGCGCGGAAGTTCTGGATGATCAGCTCCTGGATGCCGTGGTAGGCCCGCGACACCCGCCGCAGCGCGAAGAGCGAGTCCGCGCGCTCCTCGTACGTCTCGCCGATGCCGATCAGCAGTCCGCTGGTGAAGGGGACGGAGGAGCGGCCGGCGTCTTCGAGGACGCGCAGCCGGACCGCCGGTTCCTTGTCGGGCGAGCCGTAGTGGGGGCCGCCGGGCTCGCTCCACAGACGGGTCGCGGTCGTCTCCAGCATCATGCCCATGCTCGGCGCGACGGGCTTGAGCCGCTGGAAGTCGGTCCACGACATCACACCCGGGTTGAGGTGGGGCAGCAGGCCCGTCTCCTCCAGGATCCGGATGGAGATGGCCCGTACGTACGCGATCGTGTCGTCGTAGCCGTGCGCGTCGAGCCATTCGCGGGCCTCGGGCCAGCGGTCCTCGGGCTTGTCGCCGAGGGTGATCAGGGCTTCCTTGCAGCCGGCCGCGGCGCCCTTGCGCGCGATGTCCAGCACCTCGTCCGGGGACATGAACATGCCGTGCCCGGCCCGGCGCAGCTTGCCCGGGACGGTGACGAACGTGCAGTAGTGGCACTTGTCCCGGCACAGCCGGGTCAGCGGGATGAAGACGCTCTTCGAGTACGTGATCACGCCGGGGCGGTTCGCAGCCGCCAGGCCCGCGTCACGCACCCGGGCGGCGGACGCGGTGAGGTCGTCCAGGTCGGCGCCGCGCGCCTGGAGCAGCACGGCGGCCTCGGTGACGTCGAGGGCGACGCCGTCGCGGGCGCGTTTGAGGGCGCGGCGCATGGCGTTCTCGGTGGGCCCGGTTCCGGAGGTCGCGGAAGTCGTCATCCTTCGAGCATACGATCGCAGTGATCAGGCATAACCGGTGTGCCGCGTCACAAACGACACACCGGCGGCGCCTCCCGCACGTTCCTACAAGTAGGGCGTGAACTCGTCCAGCACGCGCAGTACCTCGCCCTCGCCGGCCGGCGGCAGTTGCAGCACGACCTCCTCGATGCCGAGGTCCGCGTAGTGCGCGAGCTTCCCGGCGCCGGGCAGGACGGCGTACGGCACGATCTGGAGGGACTCCGGGTCGCGGCCCGCCTCGGCCCAGGCGGTCCGCAGCACGGGCAGCGACTCGGTGAGGCCCCGGCCGCCGATCGGCAGCCAGCCGTCCGCGTACTCGGCGATGTGCGCGAAGAGCTTGGGCCCGGCCGCTCCCCCGATGAGGGTGCGCGGCCCGACGACCGGCCCGCGCGGCTTCTGCACGGGCTTGGGGTGGACGTGGCTGGCCCGTACGGAGCCGAACACGCCCTCGTACGCTGTCGGTTCGGAGGCCCACAGGGCCCGCATCAGCGCCATCCGGTCCCGGCCCAGCTCCCGGCGCGTACGCCACTCGACGCCGTGGTCGGCTGCTTCCTCGACGTTCCAGCCGAAGCCGATGCCCAGGGTGAAGCGGCCCCCCGAGAGGTGGTCGAGGGTCGCGACCTGCTTGGCGAGGTCGATCGGGTCGTGCTGGGTGACGAGCGTGATGCCGGTGCCGAGCGCGAGGGCCTCGGTGACGGCCGCCGCCTGGCCGAGGGCGACGAAGGGGTCGAGGGTGCGGCCGTACTCGGGCGGCAGTTCGCCGCCCACCGGGTACGGGGTGGTCCGTTCCACGGGGATGTGGGTGTGTTCGGGCAGATAGAGCCCGGCGAAGCCGCGTTGCTCCAGCTCACAGGCGAGCCGGGTCGGAGTGATCGTCTCATCGGTGAGGAAGATCGTCACGGAGATGCGCATGCCCCATCTCTACCGGTCGGCGGTACAAGTGTCCATACCGACCGGTCGGCATTCACAGGAGAGGGTATTCACAGAAAGCTGCCGATTCCCTTCCCTTGCCCCGCGGTTCACGGCTGAATACGAGGATTGCCGGTACCACTCCTGCACCGCCATGCACCCCATGCACCGCCCATGACCCACGAGAACCGGGAGCAGCAGACATGTGCGAGGACGAACACCACGGCGTCGGCAGACGCGCCCTGTTCGTGACGGGGGCCGCCGCCGCGCTTACGTTGGGAAGCGTGAGCTTTCCGAGCGAGGCGGCCGACGCGGCCGACGGCCCTTCCGGTCCGGGCGGACCCGTGACCCGGACCGTGCGCGGCACCCTGCCCACCGGCTCGCCGGACTTCGTGTACCTGCCCGTCGAAGTCCCGTCCGGGGTACGGGAGATCAAGGTCGCGTACACCTACGAGCGGCCGACCGTCCCGGCGGGCACGGCGGGCAACGCGCTCGACATCGGGATCTTCGACCAGCACGGCACCGAACTGGGCGGGCGGGGCTTCCGGGGCTGGTCGGGCGGCGCGCGCGCGGAGTTCTTCATCCGCGCCGACGACGCGACGCCCGGCTACGTCCCGGGCCCGGTCCGTGAGGGCACCTGGCACATCGCGCTGGGCCCCTACACGGTCGCCCCGCAGGGCCTCGCGTACGAGGTCACCGTCACGCTGACGTACGGGGAACCGAGCGAGGCGGTGAAGCCGGTGTACCCGCCGTCGCGGGCCAAGGGGCGCGGCCGGGCCTGGTACCGGGGCGACTGCCATCTGCACTCCTGGTACTCCGACGGCCGCCGCACCCCGGCCGAGATCGCGGCGCTCGCGCGGGCGGCGGGCCTCGACTTCATCAACTCGTCCGACCACAACACGCACTCCGCGCACGCCCACTGGGCCGACCAGGCGGGCCCCCACCCGGACGGCGAGCTGCTGATCCTGCTGGGCGAGGAGGTGACGACGAGGAACGGTCACGTCGTCGCGCTCGGCACGGACCCGGGCACGTTCGTCGACTGGCGCTACCGGGCCCGCGACAACCGCTTCGGCAAGTACGCGCGCCGCATCCGCCAGGCGGGCGGTCTGGTCGTCCCCGCCCATCCGCACGCGACCTGCGTCGGCTGCAACTGGAAGTTCGGCTTCGGCGAGGCGGACGCGGTCGAGGTGTGGAACGGCGCGTACGGGCCCGACGACGAGGTGTCGCTGGCCGACTGGGACAGCATGCTCGTGGCCTCCGTACGGGAGGGCCGCGGGAGCCGGGACTGGATCCCGGCGATGGGCAACAGCGACGCCCACCGCGACCCCGACCCGGTCGGCACCCCGCAGACGGTCGTCCTCGCCGACGAACTGTCCCGCGAGGCGATCCAGGAGGGCATCCGCGCGGGCCGGTCGTACGTGGCCGAGTCGAAGGCGGTGTCGCTGTCGTTCTCGGCGACCGGCCCGAAGGGCGAACACGCGGGCATCGGCGGCCGGTTGAAGGTGGACGGTGACGATCCGGTCACCGTCCGCCTGGAGGTCTCGGGCGCACCCCGCTGCACGGTCCGCTTCGTCACGGACCAAGGCGTCCTGCACACGAGCGCCGTCCTGCCGGTGGCGGGCTCCGGCACGGTGGAGTGGCGTACGACGGCCCAGTACGCGGCGTACGTACGCGCGGAGGTGCGGCACGAGGCGGCGGCGGGGCCGTTGCCGGGCGCGCTGGCGGCGTTCACGAACCCGATCTTCCTGGGCCGGTAGACCGACGGTAGACCCGCCGTACGCCACCTGGGCGGGCCCTGGTCCGGCCGGTCACCGCGGGTCTTCGCGGTGACCGACCGGGCCGGGGCTTTCGCTTGGGCCTCCAGGCGCGGGACTGCTCTAGGCGCGGGACTGCTCGATGCGGGCCTGCTGCATCGCGGTGAGCCGCCGGACGAAGAAGAAGGCCAGCACGGTGCTCACGAGCCCGACGACGATCGACATCTCCGCGGTGATGATGTCCTCCTGCGCGCCGGAGACGGTGTCGTTCGAGTACCAGGTGCTGAACGCCGCGTTCACCTCCGCCAGCATGTAGGCGACCCAGCACCACCACCAGGTGTGCATCAGCCACCGCGTGGCGCCCCGGGCCTGGCCGGCCGTCGCCGTCCAGATGTCGTTGGTCATCTGCTTGGGCATGAAGAGGTTGACGAGCGGGATGAACCAGGCGCCGGCCGCCATCCCGGGCGCGAAGCGCAGACGGACGGGCGCGAAGGCGTCCGCGTTGTTGCGCATCCGCTGGAACCACAGCGGCCACACCAGGAGCAGTCCGACGCCCACCAGCATCTCAAGGGCTTCGACGCCGTCCGTCGCGAACTGCAGCAGGTCGTAGTCCGGGATGGTGCTGGGGTTGACGCCCGAATCCTGCCCGTCGAGCACGAGGAAGGCGTACGCGAGGACGGCGCCCCGGATCAGCAGGGGCAGCGTGTAGATACCGAGCAGGACGCTCAGCCCGGTGGCGAGTCCGCGGGCCGAGCGGGCCGGCGGGCGCGGCGAGAAGTAGTGCGGCGCGGGTTGCAGGCTGCCGGGCGGCGGGCTGCCCGCGTGGAGGCTGCCCGGTGGCGGGCTCTGCTGCCAGGGGGGCGGGGACGGGCTGCGGGACGGGTCGTACGAGACGGGCGGTCCGAACCCCTGGATCGGGGCGGGTGCCGGGGCCTGCGCGGCTCCGGCCACCGGGGCCTGTCCGGCGAGCGCGTGGCTCTGCAGGCGCTGGGGGCTCTGCGGGTCCTCGCTGTTGAGGAGCTGCACGGCGTGGCGGCCCAGCTCGGCCAGCACCTCGCCCGGCAGCCAGGCGCCGCCGGTGTCCTCCATGCCCTCGATCCGCGCCAACAGCGTCTCCAGAGAGGGCCGTTGGGAGGGATCCTTCGCGAGACACCAGCCGATCAGCTGGTCCCACGGAGCGGGAACGCCGGTGAGGTCCGGTTCCTCGCTGGCGATCCGGTAGAGCAGCGAGTGGATCCCGCCCTCGCCGGTGCCGAACGGCAGCTTGCCCGTCGCGGTGTACGCGAGCACGGCGCCGAGGCAGAAGACGTCGCTCGCGAACGTCACGCGCTCGCCGCGCACCTGCTCGGGCGACATGAAGCCGGGCGAGCCGACGACGGCGCCCGTCATCGTCAGCCCGTCGGTGGACTGCATGGCGGGGTCGAGGGCGCGGGCGATGCCGAAGTCGATGACGCGGGGGCCGTCGATCGTCACCAGGACGTTGGACGGCTTGAGGTCGCGGTGCACGAGCCCGGCGCCGTGGATGGCCTGGAGCGCGCGGACGAGCCCGATGCCAAGGGCCCGTACGGAGTTCGCCGGCAGCGGGCCGTACTGCTTGTCCACCACCTCGGCGAGGGAGGGCCCGGCGACGTAGCCGGTGGCCACCCACGGGGTGGCCGCCTCCGTGTCGGCGTCCAGGACGGGCGCCGTCCACTCGCCGCCGACCCGCTGGGCGGCCTTGACCTCCTGCGCGAACCGCCGCCTGAAGTCGGGCTTGCGGGCCAGTTGCTCCTGGACGACCTTGACCGCGACCGTACGGCCGCGGTCGGAGCGGGCCAGATACACCCGCCCCATGCCGCCCTCGCCGAGTCTGCCGAGCAGTCGGTAATTGCCTATCCAGCCCGGATCGTCCGGGCTCAACCCGTCCATGTGTACTTCCTCTATCCCCGACACCCGCCGAATCGCCGCCGCATCGCCGCCGACGCCTTCGCAGCGAGGATAGGAGATGTGACGGCGGTGGCGCGCGTGAACCCTGGGTCTATCGACAGTACTTGTCCCCCGCGGGCCGGTGTCCGGTGACCAGGTAGCGGGTGACGGCGCGGTCTCCGCAGGCGTTGCCGTTGCCGAGGTAGGCGTCGTGGCCGGTCGCGTCGACGGTCACCATGACGGCCCGCTGCCCCAGCGCGGCCCGGACGGCGCGGGCGCCGGCGAGGGGGGTGGCGGGGTCGCGCTCGTTCTGCACGAGCAGCACGGTGGACGGCCCGCGGTCGGTGATCCGTACGGGTTTCCGCTCGGGGTCTTTCGCGTCCTCGGGCCAGGCGGCGCAGGCGGTGGCGTTGCGGGGCATCCCGGCGGTGAGCGGGTACGCGGTGCGGCTGCGCGCGACCTCGGCCTGGTACACGGCTGTCTCGGTCGGCCAGTTGCCGTCGTTGCAGAAGGTGGCGACGGCGACGGCAATGCCGTTCTGGAGGAGGGGTTCGGGGACGGGCTCGGGCGCGGGCGGCACGTCCCCCTTCCCGGCGGCCCGGATCAGCTGGGCCAGCCCGGCGAACTCATCGGGCTCGTACAACGCGTAGACCATCGCCTGCCGCAGGACATTGCCGTTCAGCTCGGGCGGGTTGGCGCCGGGCCACGGGACGGGCTCACGGTCGAGCCGCGCGGCGAGCCGCAGGAAGAGGGACCGCACGTCGTCGGCGCTGTCGGCGAGCCGATACGGATTCCCTTCCTGCGAAGCCCACTTGGCGAACTCCGGAAACGCATCCTCAACCCCGTTCTCGAACGCGGCCCAGGCGCCCCGAGCGAACTGACCGCCGCTGCGCGCTCCGGTGGCATCCGGATTGCTGTCCAGCACGAGCCGGTCGGTGCGGTGCGGGAACAGTTCGTTGTAGACAGCGCCGGCGTAGGCCCCGTACGAGACGCCCCACGCGGACAGTTTCCGCTCGCCGAGGGCCGCGCGGACGCGGTCGATGTCGCGGGCGTTGTCCGCGGTGCTGATGTGACGGACGAGGTCGCCGCCGTTGCGGTCGCAGGCGGCGGCCGTGCGGCGGGCGGTCGCCATGTTCGCGTCGACGGACCCGTCGGCGGCGGGCCAGGGCCAGAACCTGGTCAGGGCGAGGTCGTCCCGGTCGAGCCCGCAACTGACGGGCGAGGACCGCCCGACGCCCCGCGGATCGAACCCGACCAGGTCGTACGCGTCCCGCACCGCCTGGGGCAGCCGCTGCCCCTTCCCGGAGACCTCGTCGAGACTGCCGCCACCGGGACCGCCGGCGATCATCAGCAGTGACCCGCGCCGGACACCCGGCTTCTCGGCAGGAATCCGGGAGACAGCGATCCCGATCCGGGCACCTCCGGGATCGAAGTGGTCGAGGGGCACGTCGACGGTGGCGCACTGCTGCCGGGGGTCGAGGCCGGTGCCCTCGCACTTACCCCAGGTGAGGGGATTGCTGTGGCCTCCGGCCGGGGCGGCGGTGGCGGCCGTCGCGGCAACGGGCAGGGTGAGCCCGAGGACCACGCCGGAGGCGGTGAGGAGGGCGGTGTTCCGCTTGGACCTTCGCATGGACTTCGTCATGCGGACGAGCTTCACGGACGGGGCCTGCAGGGCCTATCCGGCCAACTGGCCTGTCGGAGGGGCGGTTTCCCGAACCGGACGGCTCACGCGTCACGCCGGTGAGGAGTCGGCGCCCTCACCGCTCCACCGGCTCGTGGCCGCACTCCGCCCACAGGAGTTTGCCGCCCCGGGCGGAACCCAGGACGTGTGCGCCCCAGCTGTCCGCGCACGCCTGTACGAGGTGGAGGCCGCGGCCGGTCTCGGCCGTTTCGGGTCTCGGGCGGGCGGGGGCGCCCCCGGTGGTGAAGGCCAAGGGGATCTCGCGGTCGGAGTCCCACACCGCGATCCGCAGCCGGTTCGGCTCCGCCGAGCGGACCCTGAGGGCGTACGGGCCCGTCGTGTGCAGGTGGGCGTTGGTGAGCAGTTCGGAGGCGAGCAGCTCCGCGGTGGGGGTGAGACCGGCGAGGTCGTGCGCGGCGAGCACGGTTCGAAGAGTTGCGCGGGCGATACCCGGTGCGCGTGGATCGTGCGGGAGTTGGAGGGTGTACGCCCAGGGCGGCGATACGGTGGCCATGGGAGTCTCCGATCACGAGTGGGGGTTGGGTACGGGGCCCAGTGACCGTGTCGCTCCGTCGAGCGGGGTGCTTCTGGGTGGTGGCGCCTGCACTCAGTAAGCTAGCGGTCCACCACTTAATACATTTCCCATTTCGGCAATCGCGTGAGGTTTTCCCTCGTGTGGGTGACTCCAACGTGCGGTTGATCGAGGAAAGTTGAGCCATGGCGCCCAGGACCGCCACCACCGCCCGCCGAATCCGTCTCGGTACCGAACTCCGGCGGCTGCGCGAACGAGCGGGGCTCACCGTCACCGAAGGCGCCCGCCAACTAGGCGTCAGCCAGGCGCAGCTCAGCAATATCGAGGCCAGCCGATTCGGCGTCAGCCC
Coding sequences:
- the sigJ gene encoding RNA polymerase sigma factor SigJ gives rise to the protein MSGGGGPGLGDLMAERRRLLGLGYRMLGSVQDAEDVVQETYARWYALSEAEQEAIVAPLAWLTRVASRICLDQLASARVRRERYTGEWLPEPVRGGAATWTSAGGGEGAGSGDPADRVTLDESVSMGMLVVLDSVTPAERVAFVLHDVFGVPFAEIAETVGRSPAACRQLASSARRRLAERRPVGATTTEHRRVVSAFLDACGTGDLATLVALLDPAVEARSDGGGKVRAALRPVVGADKVARFLLGLLRKDPGLDVTQDDVNGFPGVVVRIAGTTVAVVGVGVRAGRIGDLWLVVNPDKLHAWTDAEPAEPAVEPAEPVVEPGG
- a CDS encoding bifunctional FO biosynthesis protein CofGH translates to MTTSATSGTGPTENAMRRALKRARDGVALDVTEAAVLLQARGADLDDLTASAARVRDAGLAAANRPGVITYSKSVFIPLTRLCRDKCHYCTFVTVPGKLRRAGHGMFMSPDEVLDIARKGAAAGCKEALITLGDKPEDRWPEAREWLDAHGYDDTIAYVRAISIRILEETGLLPHLNPGVMSWTDFQRLKPVAPSMGMMLETTATRLWSEPGGPHYGSPDKEPAVRLRVLEDAGRSSVPFTSGLLIGIGETYEERADSLFALRRVSRAYHGIQELIIQNFRAKPDTAMRGMPDAELDELIATVAVARHIMGPAACLQAPPNLVDSEYARLIGAGIDDWGGVSPLTIDHVNPERPWPQIDLLREQSAEAGFDLRERLCVYPEFVQRGEPWLDPRLLPHVRALADPETGLALPDAVVEGHPWQEPEEAFTSSGRTDLHASIDTEGRTSDRREDYDHVYGDWESLREAAAPGMVPSRIDTDVRAALATAADDPTRLTDDEALALLHADGPALDALCRIADDVRKSAVGDDVTYIVTRNINFTNVCYTGCRFCAFAQRRTDADAYTLSLDQVADRAAQAWDVGAVEVCMQGGIHPDLPGTAYFDIARAVKERVPGMHVHAFSPMEVVNGATRTGMSIREWLTAAKEAGLDSIPGTAAEILDDEVRWVLTKGKLPTATWIEVVTTAHELGIRSSSTMMYGHVDQPRHWLGHFRTLSRIQQRTGGFTEFVTLPFIHTNAPVYLAGIARPGPTTRDNRAVIAMARLLLHPHIPNIQTSWVKLGTEGAAEMLRSGANDLGGTLMEETISRMAGSSYGSYKSVKDLIAVAEAAGRPARPRTTLYGEVPEERQQAAAVSDGHLPELLPVLE
- a CDS encoding LLM class F420-dependent oxidoreductase, which produces MRISVTIFLTDETITPTRLACELEQRGFAGLYLPEHTHIPVERTTPYPVGGELPPEYGRTLDPFVALGQAAAVTEALALGTGITLVTQHDPIDLAKQVATLDHLSGGRFTLGIGFGWNVEEAADHGVEWRTRRELGRDRMALMRALWASEPTAYEGVFGSVRASHVHPKPVQKPRGPVVGPRTLIGGAAGPKLFAHIAEYADGWLPIGGRGLTESLPVLRTAWAEAGRDPESLQIVPYAVLPGAGKLAHYADLGIEEVVLQLPPAGEGEVLRVLDEFTPYL
- a CDS encoding CehA/McbA family metallohydrolase, translated to MCEDEHHGVGRRALFVTGAAAALTLGSVSFPSEAADAADGPSGPGGPVTRTVRGTLPTGSPDFVYLPVEVPSGVREIKVAYTYERPTVPAGTAGNALDIGIFDQHGTELGGRGFRGWSGGARAEFFIRADDATPGYVPGPVREGTWHIALGPYTVAPQGLAYEVTVTLTYGEPSEAVKPVYPPSRAKGRGRAWYRGDCHLHSWYSDGRRTPAEIAALARAAGLDFINSSDHNTHSAHAHWADQAGPHPDGELLILLGEEVTTRNGHVVALGTDPGTFVDWRYRARDNRFGKYARRIRQAGGLVVPAHPHATCVGCNWKFGFGEADAVEVWNGAYGPDDEVSLADWDSMLVASVREGRGSRDWIPAMGNSDAHRDPDPVGTPQTVVLADELSREAIQEGIRAGRSYVAESKAVSLSFSATGPKGEHAGIGGRLKVDGDDPVTVRLEVSGAPRCTVRFVTDQGVLHTSAVLPVAGSGTVEWRTTAQYAAYVRAEVRHEAAAGPLPGALAAFTNPIFLGR
- a CDS encoding protein kinase domain-containing protein, producing MDGLSPDDPGWIGNYRLLGRLGEGGMGRVYLARSDRGRTVAVKVVQEQLARKPDFRRRFAQEVKAAQRVGGEWTAPVLDADTEAATPWVATGYVAGPSLAEVVDKQYGPLPANSVRALGIGLVRALQAIHGAGLVHRDLKPSNVLVTIDGPRVIDFGIARALDPAMQSTDGLTMTGAVVGSPGFMSPEQVRGERVTFASDVFCLGAVLAYTATGKLPFGTGEGGIHSLLYRIASEEPDLTGVPAPWDQLIGWCLAKDPSQRPSLETLLARIEGMEDTGGAWLPGEVLAELGRHAVQLLNSEDPQSPQRLQSHALAGQAPVAGAAQAPAPAPIQGFGPPVSYDPSRSPSPPPWQQSPPPGSLHAGSPPPGSLQPAPHYFSPRPPARSARGLATGLSVLLGIYTLPLLIRGAVLAYAFLVLDGQDSGVNPSTIPDYDLLQFATDGVEALEMLVGVGLLLVWPLWFQRMRNNADAFAPVRLRFAPGMAAGAWFIPLVNLFMPKQMTNDIWTATAGQARGATRWLMHTWWWCWVAYMLAEVNAAFSTWYSNDTVSGAQEDIITAEMSIVVGLVSTVLAFFFVRRLTAMQQARIEQSRA
- a CDS encoding alpha/beta hydrolase, with the protein product MTKSMRRSKRNTALLTASGVVLGLTLPVAATAATAAPAGGHSNPLTWGKCEGTGLDPRQQCATVDVPLDHFDPGGARIGIAVSRIPAEKPGVRRGSLLMIAGGPGGGSLDEVSGKGQRLPQAVRDAYDLVGFDPRGVGRSSPVSCGLDRDDLALTRFWPWPAADGSVDANMATARRTAAACDRNGGDLVRHISTADNARDIDRVRAALGERKLSAWGVSYGAYAGAVYNELFPHRTDRLVLDSNPDATGARSGGQFARGAWAAFENGVEDAFPEFAKWASQEGNPYRLADSADDVRSLFLRLAARLDREPVPWPGANPPELNGNVLRQAMVYALYEPDEFAGLAQLIRAAGKGDVPPAPEPVPEPLLQNGIAVAVATFCNDGNWPTETAVYQAEVARSRTAYPLTAGMPRNATACAAWPEDAKDPERKPVRITDRGPSTVLLVQNERDPATPLAGARAVRAALGQRAVMVTVDATGHDAYLGNGNACGDRAVTRYLVTGHRPAGDKYCR
- a CDS encoding ATP-binding protein; the encoded protein is MATVSPPWAYTLQLPHDPRAPGIARATLRTVLAAHDLAGLTPTAELLASELLTNAHLHTTGPYALRVRSAEPNRLRIAVWDSDREIPLAFTTGGAPARPRPETAETGRGLHLVQACADSWGAHVLGSARGGKLLWAECGHEPVER